The nucleotide sequence GGATCCAGGCCCAGGCTTTAGGCCTAACAGCTCGGCTGTGGTACtctccacagctccgcagaggagaagatgcaggtcccaaGAGAGAGAAGTCAGTTCCTCCCTgtctttaagtaacctcccccataagtctgtgcggaggtgtcatatGCTCCAAtaaggcagggcattgtgggaagtgtagtctgttcctactaagtgtcaatggagtccatatctcccggtaCTTCTGATCCCACAATACATTGCTTTTAAAGAAATATAAACATGTATGTACAAATGTGGCTGGAGCTCCAGTGGGGATTCAGGCTATCAGTAGTCCACGATAGTGTGACCCCGCTacaggagcaatgtccctctgtccctcattcctcctcatttgtcccttattttggtctgatctataaagatgaatataaaatgcactttttatctatcaaaaagtgttttccagcgctaaacctttcatctgatttctaaattgctgaatttgtaaattccaaaagccaatataaaggaatagtagtggtaaaaaaagcacttgtgggtttaaccaatcttgttttttttgtacaattctcctttaacctcttcaatacagggctttaatacccacctccataccgggcctattctgtcacttctctcctacatgtacaaatcatcattattttgctagaaaattattcagaacccccaaacattatatatgtttttttagcagacaccataaggaataaaatggcggtcattgtaactttttatcttgcatggtatttgcgcaatcatttttctaacgctttttttttggaaaaaaatggtttcatgaattaaaaaataacaaaacagtaaagttagcccaatttttttgtaaaatatgaaagataatgttacgccgagtaaatagatacctaacatgtcatgctttaaaattgcacacactcatggaatggcgccaaactttgttacttaaaaatctccataggcgacgctctgaaacattttacaggttaccagtttagagttacagagtaggtctagtgctagaattgttgaacaagctctaacgcacgcggcgacacctcacatgtgtggtttaaattaagtttacatacgtgggcgggacttacttgtgcgttcgcttctgagcgcgagctaccggggcattcaatttttttttttttacttatttatttatttttgccactttttttttcccgatcgcttttattcctattacaaggaatgtaaacatcccttgtaataggaatagtgtgtgacagggcctctttatggagagatgctgggtcaataagaccccacatctctccttcaggctggaaagcatgagatcgtgaaaaaaaattcagagatctcattcttactagaggccattgcggtttgtttacttaccggtacccgggcgtgacatcatcacatcgcgcccgggcctccgacagtcatagagatgactggtgaccatctggtcaccagtcatctctatgcttcccatccggcgcacagcgatcatctctccgggcccccgatggcacgggagagtacgtagaagcaccggatggcggcgtgagggggggatgtcccctcccaccgcctataggaacgatcaagtggcggaaccgcTGGTCGCAGGATCGCCACcagaacaaaatgatatctgagtgatgcctctaggtgcaggcatcattcagatatcaccgcacaaagtacaggacgtcatatgacgtccgcccaggaTAAGAAATCCCCTTTTTttgaacgtcatatgacggtgtgcagtattgaagtggttaagtaggcgTGGCAAGGGGTATGTCCTATGCctgtgtagcaccctgctcccaataAGTGGGTGCTATATGTTAAAATGATAGTTTGTCTAAACAATAGTTTGGCTCAGAAAGATTGTATTCAAATTgtggttctgtttcagttcagctgagtgagtgagtgagaaacttgtatagcgcaactgaatcgcctcagggcccCGTTACTGAGGTGTAGGCCCAGGAgcttctggggcctactgatccagggatggtcccGTGTCGCCTTGCCTGCTGGAAGGGACCgagcaattgaggactcaattggaAGATGCATCCGGATCAACAtttacctcacagtgctgccggaACGGCTGAGAGATCCTGGCACTGAGAGCAGTGTTCTTTTCTTCAGAAGTTAACCCAGAGCACGGTTACACAGATTTGTGGCAGAGACCAATGAACCAGTTCTACTgccaccaagtctgtggcagagactattgaaccAATTCTACTTtaaccaagtctgtggcagagactatcttTTGATCAAGTTTCGCACTGGCTGCTAGACCAGCGAGAGTGGGCCTATCCAGGGGTCGCTGAGTCCAGCGTGGAGGCAATTGTTCCTCTGGACCTAGGACAATATTTGTGATTCACGAGTAAGATACCGGAATCTTCCCTAAACCTCCCTCACTCTTTTCTGAAGTTTGCTTTAATAAAAAGCCTCTCTGCAGGACGGAGAAAAAGAGACTGGGTGTTTGGCGCAAACATTTCTTTCGTTAACcacctcttcaaggagaacccctgagacgAGTACcaaggaacagtaaggtaacggcaggcccaaatctaaaccagcagctccttcgggggtagtgctacacctgcatacctttgctgataggtgtccctcatttccatctcagaaagttgggaggtatatatTCAGGAGTCAGGACAAGCTTTTTGGAGATGCCCCCCCTTCCTCAAGTGAAAGCAGTACTGAATAGGTTACCAGTATGGGTGACATCTCTGTGCCTATACTTGCCCAGTTACTAAATGCATGTCCCTTATTTGTTTGCTTAGTCACCAGAAACTTCTAAGGCCCTTTACATTTTGCCTATGCGTTATGTTGCATTAGCACAAGCACAGTATTTCATATATTAACATGCTTTGTAGTAAGAAAAATCAATCATTTTGAATCAGGTGCCAATGCACCACAATGTAtattttaactacttcagcccggaacaatattgctggtcaatgaccaggccaccttttgcgattcggcactgcgtcgctttaactgacaattacgcaaaattgttgtccttttttcccacaaatagagctttcttttggtggtttttgatcacctctgcggtttttattttttgcgctataaacgaaagtaaagcgacaattttgaaaaaatatttttttttaactttttgctataataaatatcccccaaaaatataaaaaaacaacgatttttatcctcagtttaggccaatacgtattcttctacatattctccgtaaaaaaatcgcaataagcgtttattgattggtttgcgcaaaagttatagcgtctacaaaataggggatagttttatggcatttttattaatatttttttttactagtaatggcggcgatcagcgatttttatcggtactgcgaccttatggcggacacttcggacacttttgacacatttttgggacattggcatttttatagcgatcagtgctatacaaatgcattgattactataaaaatgctactggcagggaaggggttaacactagggggcgaggaaggggttaagtatgttccctaggtgtgttataactgaagggggggtgggactgacttggggaaatgacagatcgctgttcatacattgtatgaacagcgaacagtcatttctccccctgacaggatcgggagctgtgtgtttacactcagtaacgagcgatcgtgggtgcccggcggtgattgcgACCGCCAGGCTCGTaccgggaccaggggcgagcggggggcgcgcacacgcccctattggctgcatagcgagatgacgtatagctacgtgatctcgcgcagcagagccgacctgccgccgtatatcggcaagtagttaacaagCATGTACTTTATTTTTAATGCAGCGTACCACAATTTATGCacggttcacatctgtgcattgtaGTGCACTTTATCACATATGCTAGTTGCATTATGTAGGTACGTTGTGGTGCGATTCAAAATGGATATCTCACTTTTGTATTATCAGGCATTGTGGTAATGCAAGGTAAACACGTGTTTTACTGCGCATTACCACAACACATAAGGGTTTATGTATAAAATTTGCTATGTAAATATATCAGTTGCTTCCACAGGCATCAAGAAACCTTACAATAATTTCCTTTATacattatgggccaaatcctcaaaagggatacgcaggcggatctgctgttccgcctgcgtatccctgtgcctatctttggaactgatcctcagaagcagttttccaaagataggcagaagatccgacatctgtaagagacttacactgtcggatcttaggatgcagtaccgcatccgccgctggcaTTTCGCgtcgtatgcaaatgaggacttacggagatccacaaagcttttcagctttgttttttctccgtaagtttacgtttgcatgcgtaaaattagggatgcttttacaaggtgtaaactgtttacaccttgtataaacagaccgcaattttttttttaattagattttttttttttcgccgtatcttttttttaacccgtcgcaactttattgtcccgtcgcaatccacaaagcccggcgtaacgtaatttcgcgcaatgcacgtcgggaaaatgacatcacgagcatgtgcagtacggccggcgcgggagcgcgcctcatttaaattgtcatcgccccctggataacaggaccgccttgcgccgggagaatttaggttacactgcgtgaaatttctaggtaagtgctttgtggatcgggcacttaggtagaaatttcccgccagtgtaacttaaatgggaaaaattaagttaggctacgattttgagTATTTGGCCCTTATTTCCTAAGGTTGTCAGCGCCATCTACtggaaaaatattgcattttttctacAAGTACTTCAATCAGAAAAAAATGCTGCAATAGTGCCATTAGATGGCGATGACCACCCTAGGAAATAAATATATTAACTAACGTAGatttacatcgacagaatggcatgggcaggcaaagcaacgtacaggtacgttgctttggaTTCGTCGCCTTGCGGCTGCGCAAGCTCCCACTGCATGCTCTGTAACTGTCCCCACAgtgcccgcggactcgatgtccgccggtgtcccacgatcgtgtcacggagcggcagaacggggagatccctgttctgcctagtgacaggacactgatatactgctccctgtcatggggagcagtgatcagtgttgtgtcactggtagcccagcccccacacagttagaatcactccctaagacacacttaacccccttcttcgccccctagtggttaacccctcccctgccagggttatttacacagttatcagtgcatttttatagcaccgatcgctgtataaattacaatggtcccgaaactgtatcaaaagtgtccgatgtgtctgccacaatatcgcagtcatgataaaaattgcagatcaccaccattactagtaaaaaaagaataatattaaaaatgccataaagctaccccctattttgtagacgctataacttttgcacagaccaattaatatacgcttattgcgatcttttttACCAAgtgattatagcaaaaagtaaaaaatattgctttcttttttcaaaattgacgcttttttttatagcgcaaaaaataaaaaccgcagaggtgatcaaataccaccaaaagaaagctctatttgtggaaaaaaaaggacatcaattgtgtttgggtacaacgtcgcacgaccgcgcaattgtcagttaaagcgacgcagtgccgaatcgcaaaaaatgccccGGTcattgggctgaagtggttaagcaaattaCGGTAAAGATTTGTGGCGATTGACACActcacacagtaaaaaaaaattatacacaggCGTGAGCACGCTACCGTGAAAAGCAGAAATTACATCTCCAGAGTTGGCTACTGCTACCCACTATTCACCACTTTAGGATTTACCTATTCAGGTTACCATATTCTGTATGCTATTGTAGGAGTGGTTGATTGCCTCAGTCAGGTTTATCTAGGCTGACCATTTGTATCCATTGAGACCGATCAGACTCTAGATAGACagcagacctgggagaagtttttaatcacttttacttACGTATGTATATGTGTTTTATAAAGTGTTTGCCTATGATCttgttacaaataaaataaactttgtgATATTGCTTTTAGTATGCCTTCTTTCCAAACCCTATGTCTTGAATAAAATTATAGGACGTGGCATATTATACTAGGCTGTCCACAGCGCCATTCTCTGGCGACAGCATAAACACATATTATTCACATGAACAATTAACTTTACCCACTTCTCTCAAACCTGTTCACCTCTTATGGACCAGCGCAATTTTCAGATTTCTGCTTTTTTAGCCTGTTTATTTAGCAGTAATTTTGTCATTACGCAAAAAACAACGTAATACTgtacatatattgttttttaatgGCCAAcaaggctttcttttggtgaataTCATCCTGCAACAATGATTTTGTTTTCTCaatccttatgccttgtacacatgactggttttcacgacgagaaaactgccattttttatattggtcgtgtgtacgctgcctagcagttttcttgacgaaaaaactgcccgcaaaaaaattgaaaccagctatctttttttctcgtcgtgtttcccgtcagtctttttttcgtcgcgaaaaacggtcgtgtgtatgcttttccaaggtgaaaaaaaacgcacatgctcagaatcaagtatgagatgggagcgctcgttctgctaaaactagtgttcagaatggagatatcacattcgtcacgctgtaacggactgaaaagcacgaaaactgaaaagcacgaatcgtctctcatcaaacttttactaacacaaggatcagcaaaagcagccctaaggggagctccatttgaaaggaacttcccctttatagtcccgttgtacctgttgtacgtcaccgcgctttgatcagatgtttttttgcatgaacgtgtgtatgcaagtcaggttggagaggaatcacgtcgggaaaaactatGGCTTTTtgcacgtcaggaaaaacgatggtgtgtacaaggcattagacaaTTAAACATAACAAAACTAAAGAAAAggcccttttttcccttttttaacagCGTTAGTATTAAATAATGTAAATAGTGCTACTTCACATAAAAAGTGTGCATTTGTTTCTGTAATTTGTCCTTtgtccagtcatctctatgaacgtcggaggcccgggcgcaatgtgatgacgtcacgcccgagttctcagaagtaaacaaagctgcgattGCAGCTAGTAaggatgagatctgtgaatttttttcacaatctcatgctttccagcctggaggagagatgtggggtcttattaaccctgcatctctccataaagaagacctgtcacacactattccttgtccctggtagctcacgctcagaagcgaacgcacacgtaagtcccgcccacatatgtacacTGCTTTCAAATCACATATGTGAGgcatcgtcgcgtgcgttagagcgcatgcaacaattctagcactagacctcctctaactctaaactggtaacctgtaaaaaaaataaaaagcctcctatggagatttttaagtactgaagtttggcgccattccatgagtttgtgcaattttaaagcgtgacatgttaggtatctatttactcagcgtaacatcatctttcatattttacaaataaattgggctaactttactgttttgttatttttaaattcatgaaaccattttttttctaaaaaaaaggcgtttaaaaaataatagcaatgaccgtcattttattccctaggatgtctgctaaaaaaacatatgtaatgtttgggggttctgagtaattttctagcaaaagaatgatgatttgtacatgtaggagagaagtgccagaataggcccggtattgagatgGTAtaaaaagcccggtattgaagtggttaaaagcacacttagagggtcactaaaggaattttttttttctaaatagcttcctttaccctaatgcagtcctggtttcatgtcctcattgttcgtttttgctgtaatccttctctgttctgcacacttcctgcttgtctgtttccttatgaaaaaagtactgggagcttctctctgtggtctctaatcaagaaggtgtgattactggcccggattcaggtagatttgcccctttgttacagaggcgcagggcagcgtttttgccctgcgcccccacaaatttcctgcgctacccgcgattcacggagcagtagcagtagcagggcgcctaatgtaaatgatcccgtagggggcaggaatcatttgaattaggcgcgctcccgcgccgagcatagagcgcatgctccgtcgggaaactttcccgacgtgcattgcggcaaatgacgtcgcaaggacgtcatttgcttcaaagtgaacgtgaatggcgtccagcgccattcacgaatcacttacgcaaattacataaaattcaaacgttgcgacgcgggaacgacgggtatactttagcattggctgcccctgctattagaagctgtacggaaacgacgtaaattgtgtacgcagggctcgcgtaacattgtgaatcggcgttagtatgcaatttgcatactatacgctgcccacaatgggaacgccccctagcggccaacgcaagaatgcagcctaagatatgaaggcataaggaggcttatgccacgcatatcttaggctgtagtcggcgtaacgagctctctgaatcaggagaactcgtactcgttacgccggggcaagtaagcaatttcgctgcgtaactatggttacgcagacgcaattgcttcttgaatccgggccactgaaaacaaacactgccctgtattggctctgtgtctctgtccttcacacaaacatgaaactagatgaaaaacgaaactgaaagtgcaggcacattatatgattgattattatctatttttaataatttttaaaaggaatcagtgaactattatgtctatataccctgtaaacagtcatttcagcaaaaaaaaataaaaaattcctttacgaCTCCTTTAAATCATGATTCTGGTATAACGCATTGCAAAGTTATTTCCAAATGaagcaaagtatttttttttcagtgttatatGTGTAAATATAGGTAAAAGGTGTACAAATATTAATgggcaaagcaaacaaaaaaataaaacagtttaaacattagttaataaaatagaaaaataccaGGGAAATTATAATTAAATGGAGAAGGAGAATAAAGAGTTAAATAGAGCTGGTTCAAGAAAATTAAGGGTTAACAGgggaacatttaataaaaaaaaaaaaaaggaaaaaaaaagttttttacttgTCAGGTTGCTTTAACTGACTTCATCTGAAGATCAAAGTGCATTCTTTTGATCTGTCGATGAACAAACAGACAGATACTAAATGAAACAATTTTTCATTATAGCTTTCTGTATTTGCGACTGACCTATGTTGTTGATAAACAAACAGACTGCTTTTTTATATAGCTCCTGCTGCCGGGACATTCCCTGTGTACCCCACAATGCAGCTGTGATTAATCAGAGCTGAATTGCCTGACACGGGGGATCCCAGCAGCAGGGCAGAAGGACTGGACCACAAGACATGCCCTGTGTACAATGATTACTTTTTGTTGGGTGTGTCTAGCATGCCCAGAGTCTGCAACtggttaaacaacacttttttttctcaaagctttattgaaccatttttttaatatacttaGCCACATATAAAGATCTAACATCATTTGGCTTCATaagcaaacacaaaaacacaatttGAGCCTGTTTGCCATTCAATTTTATACTTGTGCATAGACTTTTGCATTCTCATCAAACATTAAAATAATAGTACAAatcaaaaaaagatatatagatatataatacatAATAGAAAACAAGagttaaaaaaagaaaggctTCCTTCAAGATTCCCTAAATTCCTATGTGTTGACAAGCTAGGTCACAGGTACGGTCTGAAAATGTCTGTGAGAGCGGAAATCTTTGCACGACCccccacgcgcgggagtgacgtcatcgccgctccagccaatcacagcgctggagcggcgatactcaGAAGACACGCCAGGCAAGAGGACATCTCGCTCggagtggaccaggtaagttctacacacctcgttccgaggtaagtatttcataatgagctaatatgcggtgcatattagctcattatgacttttgccttgcaggagaatttttttttttttttgatgcaggtttacaaccgctttaactatgACTTTGGGATGTTTCTCTTGTAGGCTTGCTGTCAATTCCTCAATATGCATAATGTAGTTTACTTCAGACACCCATTCTTTAATACTGAGAATGACTCCAGAATTCCAATgtctaaatataataaaaattaaactaCACCTATCTTTCAATCTTAATTCATCACCAACCAACAATCATCACTCACAATAAACCAGCACTCATCAACACCCAGCTACCCACAAAAAGAAACAAACCCAAACAAAGTACCTCCCCAAAAATTCAGCCCACCCAAACTTTAGCTAGGCCTGACACGTTCTAAATACTCCTATCTGCCTTTACCTTTAGATAGTTCCCGCGTGGCTCCTAAAAACAAAAGAATTCAAAGATGCATTTAGTAGATCTGaaattatttgatttattttttcataattatGGGCCATCTACagtctttagttttttttaaagtatgcACACACCCCAAAGACGACTTCAGACTATATTTTAGGATCACATGAATGTGTATCGATCAGACAAGTCCTGTTAACACCACAAACACATTTCAATTGGCAAGACTTGAAATACTGTATCTCCAGACAGACTCACAAGCTAGAAAAGCATATTGTGTGCATTTCATTACTTGTAGACAGCCATGGTTCTCATTCCTTGCTTGTATATCTCTCATGATTGTGTTCACCACGGTATAGTCAGTCCTTCCCAGTTCAGAAACATTCCATTATGGTTTTCCGTCAGGGTGTCAAACACTTTCATCATTCCATCCACACTCTCGTGCACCTTCAGTGAAGCCGTTGCACCACCCATGTCGGTTTGGACCCATCCAGGAGCAAAAGTCACAACAATAATCCCATCAGATTTGTAGGTCTCAGCCTGACATCGCGTTAACATATTCAGTGCTGCCTTGCTGCACCGGTATTCTATTAAAGGATTTTTAAATATTTCAAGTGAGACTCTTTTTATAGAGCCTAAACCACTGGATATGTGGATCACAGCAGCCTTGCTGCAGCTCATAATTTCATTAGGATTTTCTTGTGCGGCTTTCTTCAGCAAGGGAGCAAATATCTGAGTAACCAGCATTGGTCCTACCGTATTCGTTTTATAGAGTCTCATCATGTCCTCTGATGTAGTTTCATCCATTGGGTGGTAGATGGCAATACCAGCATTATT is from Rana temporaria chromosome 9, aRanTem1.1, whole genome shotgun sequence and encodes:
- the LOC120914102 gene encoding C-factor-like; the encoded protein is MTNLIIRSVLVTGSNRGIGLQLVKTFLNKQNPPEHVFAACRNPETAQELKSLTSKYSNLITVRMDVTDKASIEDAYSVVKETLKGRGLNLLINNAGIAIYHPMDETTSEDMMRLYKTNTVGPMLVTQIFAPLLKKAAQENPNEIMSCSKAAVIHISSGLGSIKRVSLEIFKNPLIEYRCSKAALNMLTRCQAETYKSDGIIVVTFAPGWVQTDMGGATASLKVHESVDGMMKVFDTLTENHNGMFLNWEGLTIPW